In Paraburkholderia caballeronis, the following proteins share a genomic window:
- a CDS encoding porin, with protein MKKTLWSAAGLACVSITAHAQSSVTLYGLIDASIQYTSNQGGGRTWAMASGTTRGSRFGLLGSEDLGGGSRAIFRLENGFDVTDGSLGQGGLMFGRQAYVGLENDRYGKITLGRQYESMVDYIAQLTAADWSVYMEHPGDMDLTNRGVRVDNSVRYANSYGGFTGSALYSFGGQPGSFGRDSMWSLGGSYADGPLYVGFGMTYARQPGDRTQGTFWKATNSAVGSYALAAHSFLTVGGGASYTFGPAKLSADITSAQYKDGFEGQDVHFMNYEVNGVYFFTPALSAGLGVTYTDGQVDATNADPRYLQYNAMLTYSLSKRTQVYAFGTFQRALRDAPFAQVTQFISASSGQKQGALGIGLRQSF; from the coding sequence ATGAAAAAGACGCTTTGGAGTGCAGCAGGGCTGGCCTGTGTTTCGATCACCGCGCATGCGCAGAGCAGCGTGACGTTGTACGGATTGATCGACGCGTCGATCCAGTACACGAGCAATCAGGGCGGCGGCCGCACGTGGGCGATGGCCAGCGGCACGACGCGCGGCAGCCGGTTCGGCCTGCTGGGCTCGGAAGACCTCGGCGGCGGTTCGCGGGCGATCTTCCGCCTCGAAAACGGCTTCGACGTCACCGACGGCTCGCTCGGCCAGGGCGGCCTGATGTTCGGCCGGCAGGCGTACGTGGGGCTGGAAAACGACCGCTACGGCAAGATCACGCTCGGGCGCCAGTACGAGTCGATGGTCGATTACATCGCGCAACTGACCGCCGCCGACTGGTCCGTGTACATGGAGCATCCGGGCGACATGGACCTGACCAACCGCGGCGTGCGGGTCGACAACTCGGTCCGTTACGCCAACAGCTACGGCGGCTTCACCGGCAGCGCGCTGTACAGCTTCGGCGGCCAGCCGGGCAGCTTCGGCCGCGACAGCATGTGGAGCCTCGGCGGCAGCTATGCGGACGGTCCGCTGTACGTCGGTTTCGGGATGACCTACGCGCGCCAGCCGGGCGACCGCACCCAGGGCACGTTCTGGAAGGCGACGAATTCGGCGGTCGGCAGCTATGCGCTGGCCGCCCACTCGTTCCTGACCGTCGGCGGCGGCGCGTCGTACACGTTCGGCCCGGCGAAGCTCAGCGCGGACATCACCAGCGCGCAGTACAAGGACGGCTTCGAAGGGCAGGACGTCCACTTCATGAACTACGAGGTCAACGGCGTGTACTTCTTCACGCCGGCGCTGTCGGCCGGGCTCGGCGTCACCTACACCGACGGCCAGGTCGACGCGACGAACGCCGATCCGCGTTATCTGCAATACAACGCGATGCTGACCTACTCGCTGTCCAAGCGCACCCAGGTCTACGCGTTCGGGACGTTCCAGCGCGCGCTGCGCGACGCGCCGTTCGCGCAGGTCACGCAGTTCATCTCCGCGTCGAGCGGCCAGAAGCAGGGCGCCCTCGGCATCGGGCTGCGCCAGAGCTTCTGA
- a CDS encoding 2Fe-2S iron-sulfur cluster-binding protein, with protein MNHRVTWIEADCSFDASSGETVLDAALRAGVRLPSECAFGGCGTCRVKLLDGRVQYDEPPLALSPDEAAAGYALMCQAKALADLRISTDRPLPAPVAPERRRATVVASGPLCNDVQRLVLSLDRETPFAFRPGQYLNVLLGDAGARSFSMASLPGETSVELHIRRIDGGYFTGALLDALRPGDALDVELPLGGFGYHEEDYRPIVMAATGTGIAPLRSMLAALLPSGDCPPVALYWGGRTCADLYLHDEFVAWSAQYADFSYTPVLSRAGDEWDGARGYVQHAVAADHDDLSEHALYLCGSPDMIADAKRVFARHGASVRYLYADGFTFQRATPLEAGR; from the coding sequence GTGAACCACCGTGTCACATGGATCGAGGCGGATTGCAGCTTCGACGCGTCGTCCGGCGAGACCGTGCTCGACGCCGCGTTGCGCGCGGGCGTGCGGCTGCCGTCCGAATGCGCGTTCGGCGGCTGCGGCACCTGCCGGGTAAAGCTGCTCGACGGCCGCGTGCAGTACGACGAGCCGCCGCTCGCGCTGTCGCCCGACGAAGCGGCGGCCGGTTACGCGCTGATGTGCCAGGCGAAGGCGCTGGCCGACCTGCGGATCAGCACCGACCGACCGCTGCCCGCGCCGGTGGCGCCTGAACGCCGGCGCGCGACCGTCGTCGCGTCCGGGCCGTTGTGCAACGACGTGCAGCGGCTCGTGCTGTCGCTCGACCGCGAAACGCCGTTCGCCTTCCGGCCCGGCCAGTATCTGAATGTGCTGCTCGGCGACGCCGGCGCGCGCAGTTTCTCGATGGCGTCGCTGCCCGGCGAGACGAGCGTCGAGTTGCACATCCGGCGCATCGACGGCGGTTATTTCACCGGCGCGCTGCTCGACGCGCTGCGGCCCGGCGATGCGCTCGACGTCGAGTTGCCGCTCGGCGGCTTCGGTTATCACGAAGAGGATTACCGCCCGATCGTGATGGCCGCGACCGGCACCGGCATCGCGCCGCTCAGAAGCATGCTCGCCGCGCTGCTGCCTTCGGGCGACTGCCCGCCGGTCGCGCTGTACTGGGGCGGGCGCACGTGCGCCGACCTGTATCTGCACGACGAATTCGTTGCGTGGTCCGCGCAGTACGCCGACTTCAGCTATACGCCGGTGCTGTCGCGGGCCGGCGACGAATGGGACGGCGCGCGCGGTTACGTCCAGCACGCGGTGGCGGCCGATCACGACGACCTGTCCGAACACGCGCTGTACCTGTGCGGCTCGCCGGACATGATCGCGGACGCGAAACGCGTGTTCGCGCGGCATGGCGCGAGCGTGCGTTACCTGTATGCGGACGGCTTCACGTTCCAGCGCGCAACGCCGCTCGAAGCCGGTCGCTGA
- a CDS encoding ornithine cyclodeaminase family protein — MIHLTDQQIDALIDFGPAIPVLEDAFRQLGRGNAAVQRRVRTEAGATKLSTLGAVLPGADVAGAKVYTTLRGQFSFAIILFRASDGQLLATLDANAITRLRTAATTTIAVRALAKPGARTAAIFGTGVQGRAHAHALAQFTDLKAFRIVGIEGAAALADELNAAYGARGVEAREFDAAGAIDGADVIVTATRATGPLFDGSRVTPGALIAAIGSSLPHTRELDDTTVARAARIVVELTDQAREEAGDLLLAAPGIVDWNDVVELGAVLEGKAPGRRRDDDIVLYEALGIGLQDVAVAALAYRAFVARQ, encoded by the coding sequence ATGATTCATCTGACCGACCAGCAGATCGACGCGCTGATCGATTTCGGCCCCGCGATTCCCGTCCTCGAAGACGCATTCCGCCAGTTGGGCCGCGGCAACGCGGCGGTCCAGCGCCGCGTCCGCACGGAAGCGGGCGCGACGAAACTCTCGACGCTCGGCGCGGTGCTGCCGGGCGCGGACGTCGCGGGCGCGAAGGTCTACACGACGCTGCGCGGCCAGTTCAGCTTCGCGATCATCCTGTTCCGTGCATCGGACGGCCAGCTACTCGCGACGCTCGACGCCAACGCGATCACCCGTCTGCGCACGGCGGCCACGACGACGATCGCGGTGCGCGCGCTCGCGAAACCCGGCGCGCGCACCGCGGCCATCTTCGGCACCGGCGTCCAGGGCCGCGCGCATGCGCACGCGCTCGCGCAGTTCACGGATCTGAAAGCGTTTCGCATCGTCGGCATCGAGGGGGCGGCCGCGCTCGCGGACGAACTGAATGCGGCCTACGGCGCGCGCGGCGTGGAGGCCCGCGAGTTCGACGCGGCCGGCGCGATCGACGGCGCGGACGTCATCGTGACCGCGACGCGCGCCACCGGCCCGCTGTTCGACGGCAGCCGCGTGACGCCCGGCGCGCTGATCGCCGCGATCGGATCGAGCCTGCCGCATACGCGCGAACTTGACGACACGACCGTCGCGCGGGCAGCGCGGATCGTCGTCGAACTGACCGATCAGGCGAGAGAGGAAGCAGGCGACCTGCTGCTCGCGGCGCCGGGAATCGTCGACTGGAACGACGTCGTCGAACTCGGCGCGGTGCTCGAAGGGAAAGCGCCGGGACGCCGGCGCGACGACGATATCGTGCTCTACGAGGCGCTCGGCATCGGCTTGCAGGACGTGGCGGTCGCCGCGCTCGCGTATCGCGCGTTCGTCGCGCGGCAATAA
- a CDS encoding TenA family transcriptional regulator, with translation MAELMSRDAFRAALEEAIKGKSANKAPFSVAWATGKLSRAHLARWAENHYHYVGPFADYLGYLYARTPDHMTEAKDFLLANMYEEEIGGDRHTDLLIRFAEACGTTRERVIDPDNMSPTTRGLQGWCYSVAMREDPVVAVAALVVGLESQVPSIYRKQTPTLRELYKFTDEEVEFFDLHIVSDEIHGERGYQIVLEHANTPELQQRCLKICEVGAQMRLLYTTALYYDYVEKEIPLPELGLAA, from the coding sequence ATGGCAGAACTGATGAGCCGCGACGCGTTCCGCGCGGCGCTCGAAGAAGCAATCAAGGGCAAGAGCGCGAACAAGGCGCCGTTCAGCGTCGCATGGGCGACCGGCAAGCTGAGCCGCGCGCATCTCGCGCGCTGGGCCGAGAACCACTATCACTACGTCGGCCCGTTCGCGGACTACCTCGGTTATCTGTACGCGCGCACGCCGGACCACATGACCGAGGCGAAGGACTTCCTGCTCGCGAACATGTACGAGGAGGAGATCGGCGGCGACCGCCACACGGACCTGCTGATCCGTTTTGCCGAAGCGTGCGGCACGACGCGCGAACGCGTGATCGATCCGGACAACATGTCCCCGACCACGCGCGGCCTGCAAGGCTGGTGTTATTCGGTCGCGATGCGCGAGGACCCGGTGGTCGCGGTGGCCGCGCTCGTGGTCGGCCTCGAATCGCAGGTGCCGTCGATCTACCGCAAGCAGACGCCGACGCTGCGCGAGCTGTACAAGTTCACGGACGAGGAGGTGGAGTTCTTCGACCTGCACATCGTGTCCGACGAGATTCACGGCGAACGCGGCTACCAGATCGTGCTGGAGCACGCGAACACGCCGGAGCTTCAGCAGCGTTGCCTGAAGATCTGCGAAGTGGGCGCGCAGATGCGTCTGCTGTACACGACCGCGCTCTATTACGACTACGTCGAAAAGGAGATCCCGCTGCCGGAGCTGGGCCTCGCGGCCTGA
- a CDS encoding amidase family protein codes for MFSDPAVHRHTPLWQAADALRRGDVDSGTLVAECEAAFNEDNAAVNAVVVSDFERARAVARERDAERRAGRVRGPLHGIPFTIKESFDVEGWPTTVGDPACRDNYPPRHADVVQRLLDAGAVLLGKTNVPIWLRDWQSYNDIYGTTRNPRDLARTPGGSSGGSAAAVCSGMSFFDVGSDIGSSIRNPAHYCGIFSHKSTHGIVSLRGHGLPGGVAVPDINVAGPLARSARDLECVLGAIVAPPGDAAAALRLELPHCDATSLRHIRFGVLANHPVAEVDGEVERCIVELGRSLEKAGARVTWNARPALDAAQEAVRAGFCRHFPRAAPRTEPHPG; via the coding sequence ATGTTTTCCGACCCCGCAGTCCATCGCCATACCCCGCTCTGGCAAGCCGCCGACGCATTGCGTCGAGGCGACGTCGACTCCGGCACGCTCGTCGCCGAATGCGAAGCCGCGTTTAATGAAGACAACGCCGCCGTCAACGCCGTCGTCGTGTCCGACTTCGAACGGGCGCGAGCCGTGGCCCGCGAGCGCGACGCCGAGCGGCGCGCCGGCCGGGTGCGCGGCCCGCTGCACGGGATTCCGTTCACGATCAAGGAGTCGTTCGACGTCGAAGGCTGGCCGACGACCGTTGGAGACCCCGCCTGTCGCGACAACTATCCGCCGCGCCACGCGGACGTCGTCCAGCGTCTGCTCGATGCCGGCGCGGTGCTGCTCGGCAAGACCAACGTGCCGATCTGGCTGCGCGACTGGCAGAGCTACAACGACATCTACGGCACCACGCGCAATCCGCGCGACCTCGCCCGCACGCCGGGCGGCTCGTCCGGCGGCAGCGCGGCGGCGGTCTGCTCCGGGATGTCGTTCTTCGACGTCGGCTCGGACATCGGTTCGTCGATCCGCAATCCCGCCCACTATTGCGGGATCTTTTCGCACAAGAGCACGCACGGCATCGTGTCGCTGCGGGGACACGGCCTGCCCGGCGGTGTCGCCGTGCCGGACATCAACGTCGCCGGCCCGCTCGCGCGTTCGGCGCGCGATCTCGAATGCGTCCTCGGCGCGATCGTTGCCCCGCCCGGCGACGCCGCCGCCGCGCTGCGTCTGGAACTGCCGCATTGCGACGCGACGAGCCTGCGCCACATCCGGTTCGGCGTCCTGGCGAACCATCCGGTTGCCGAAGTCGACGGCGAAGTCGAGCGCTGCATCGTCGAGCTGGGACGCTCGCTCGAAAAAGCCGGCGCGCGCGTGACGTGGAACGCGCGTCCGGCGCTCGACGCCGCGCAGGAGGCCGTGCGCGCCGGATTTTGCCGTCATTTCCCGCGCGCCGCGCCGCGCACCGAGCCCCACCCAGGATGA
- a CDS encoding aldehyde dehydrogenase family protein, with amino-acid sequence MTHVPTYQNLIDGEWCASLGGATFDNVNPADTRDVVGRFQASGAADAEAAVRAAAAAFPAWKKRTPSARAKILLDAAAYLETHAEQFGEELTREEGKQKALAKDEFLRAAQTLRYYAIEAQSFGGETYPNDDPDLTVYTQLEPLGVVTVISPWNFPVSIPARKIAPALVCGNTVVFKPSSDAPLSGLRLTEAFVAAGVPKGVLNFVTGKAGEVGPVIVGAKAVRAISFTGSTSAGEQIHRAASLSTRTQMELGGKNPLIVLDAADIDRAVDLTIKGGFSLSGQACTGTSRVLVERSIRAAFVERLAVKTAALRIGSGMTPGTDIGPLATANQLRTVLDYIDTGRREATLVTGGNRLTDGDYAHGYFVEPAVFADVPRTARIAREEIFGPVIAVIDVDGYDDAIAVANDTEYGLSAALVTRDPRLMHRFAEDIEAGTVKINRTTTGNLINAPFGGLKQSSTATFRESGRDGLAFYLQSKTVYRGT; translated from the coding sequence ATGACTCACGTCCCTACGTACCAGAACCTCATCGACGGCGAATGGTGCGCGAGCCTCGGCGGCGCAACCTTCGACAACGTGAATCCCGCCGACACCCGCGACGTCGTCGGACGCTTCCAGGCGTCCGGCGCCGCCGACGCCGAAGCGGCCGTGCGCGCGGCGGCGGCGGCGTTCCCCGCGTGGAAGAAGCGCACGCCGTCGGCGCGCGCGAAGATCCTGCTGGACGCCGCGGCGTACCTCGAAACGCACGCCGAACAGTTCGGCGAAGAACTGACGCGCGAAGAGGGCAAGCAGAAGGCGCTCGCGAAAGACGAGTTCCTTCGCGCCGCGCAGACGCTGCGTTATTACGCGATCGAAGCGCAGTCGTTCGGCGGCGAGACTTATCCGAACGACGATCCGGACCTGACGGTGTACACGCAGCTCGAACCGCTCGGCGTCGTCACCGTGATCTCGCCGTGGAATTTCCCGGTGTCGATTCCGGCGCGCAAGATCGCGCCGGCGCTCGTCTGCGGGAACACGGTCGTGTTCAAGCCGTCGTCCGATGCGCCGCTTTCCGGGCTGCGTCTGACCGAGGCGTTCGTCGCAGCGGGCGTGCCGAAGGGCGTGCTGAACTTCGTTACCGGCAAGGCCGGCGAAGTCGGGCCGGTGATCGTCGGCGCGAAGGCGGTACGAGCGATCTCGTTCACCGGTTCGACCTCGGCCGGCGAGCAGATTCACCGCGCCGCTTCGTTGTCGACCCGCACGCAGATGGAGCTGGGCGGCAAGAATCCGCTGATCGTGCTGGACGCCGCCGACATCGATCGCGCGGTCGACCTGACGATCAAGGGCGGTTTTTCGTTGTCGGGCCAGGCGTGCACCGGCACGAGCCGCGTGCTGGTGGAACGCTCGATTCGCGCCGCGTTCGTCGAGCGGCTCGCCGTGAAAACGGCCGCGCTGCGGATCGGCAGCGGCATGACGCCCGGCACCGACATCGGGCCGCTCGCGACGGCGAACCAGTTGCGCACGGTGCTCGACTACATCGACACGGGCCGCCGCGAGGCGACGCTCGTGACCGGCGGCAACCGGCTGACTGACGGCGACTATGCGCACGGCTACTTCGTCGAGCCGGCCGTGTTCGCGGACGTGCCGCGCACCGCGCGGATCGCGCGCGAAGAGATCTTCGGCCCGGTGATCGCGGTCATCGACGTCGACGGCTACGACGACGCGATCGCCGTCGCGAACGATACGGAATACGGATTGTCGGCGGCGCTCGTCACGCGCGACCCGCGCCTGATGCACCGCTTCGCGGAAGACATCGAGGCCGGCACCGTGAAGATCAACCGCACGACCACCGGCAACCTGATCAACGCGCCGTTCGGCGGCCTCAAGCAGTCGAGCACCGCGACCTTCCGCGAATCGGGCCGCGACGGCCTCGCGTTTTATCTGCAAAGCAAGACGGTCTATCGCGGCACCTGA
- a CDS encoding MipA/OmpV family protein, whose amino-acid sequence MKKKPLFVRPIFMTVVASTVLSSGVAWAGEAADAENPGLTILSNATNVTHWGLGAGVGVKESPYQGYGTKVQPFPLVYFDNKWVRLLGTTVDVKIGSWDGVSIALRGKYSLGDGYSGSDAPILNGMQDRNGAFWYGPALAWRTAFGTLSADYLVSGNKGQQASIDYSKSFDFGNFSLTPHVGADWFSSKYVDYYYGVPSYDARPGRQAYSGTASWNTSLGTRIGYRLTQHQRVQLDVGVTRLGGGITDSPLVGKRFTPEVRIGYNYQFK is encoded by the coding sequence GTGAAAAAAAAGCCTCTGTTCGTTCGCCCGATATTCATGACCGTCGTCGCATCGACGGTGTTGTCGTCCGGAGTAGCGTGGGCCGGCGAAGCGGCCGATGCGGAAAACCCGGGCCTCACGATCCTGAGCAATGCAACCAATGTGACCCACTGGGGCCTGGGCGCCGGCGTGGGCGTGAAGGAGTCGCCATACCAAGGTTATGGCACGAAGGTCCAGCCGTTTCCGCTGGTGTACTTCGACAACAAATGGGTGCGTCTGCTCGGCACCACGGTCGACGTGAAGATCGGTAGCTGGGACGGCGTAAGCATCGCGCTGCGCGGGAAATATTCGCTCGGCGACGGCTACAGCGGGTCCGATGCGCCTATCCTGAACGGCATGCAGGATCGGAACGGCGCGTTCTGGTATGGGCCGGCATTGGCATGGCGCACCGCGTTCGGGACGCTTTCCGCCGATTACCTGGTGAGCGGAAACAAGGGGCAGCAGGCCAGCATCGACTACAGCAAGTCGTTCGACTTCGGGAACTTTTCGCTCACGCCGCACGTCGGTGCTGACTGGTTCAGCAGCAAATACGTCGACTACTACTACGGCGTGCCTTCCTATGACGCGCGGCCCGGACGTCAGGCATATAGCGGCACGGCGAGCTGGAATACGTCGCTGGGTACGCGCATCGGCTACCGGTTGACGCAACATCAGCGCGTTCAACTGGACGTCGGCGTCACGCGTCTGGGTGGCGGCATCACGGATAGTCCGCTCGTCGGCAAGCGGTTCACGCCGGAAGTCAGGATCGGCTACAACTACCAGTTCAAATAA
- a CDS encoding GlcG/HbpS family heme-binding protein encodes MKAFFKLELAEARAMIAAAIARSTEIGVLESVCVVDDGGFPLALERMDGGRITGPQIAWNKAFTAAGHKRSTHLFTTPPNGPALPGNEAFGIQLSFEGRFAAFVGGFPVVVDGHVVGGIGLSGGNGEQDTQAALAGLAALRDLLRDTGREVLVQPDIKL; translated from the coding sequence ATGAAAGCATTCTTCAAACTCGAACTCGCCGAAGCCCGCGCGATGATCGCGGCCGCCATCGCGCGCTCGACTGAAATCGGCGTGCTGGAGTCCGTCTGCGTCGTGGACGACGGCGGTTTCCCGCTCGCGCTCGAACGCATGGACGGCGGCCGCATCACCGGCCCGCAGATCGCATGGAACAAGGCGTTCACCGCGGCCGGCCACAAGCGCTCGACGCATCTGTTCACCACGCCGCCGAACGGCCCCGCGCTGCCCGGCAACGAGGCGTTCGGCATCCAGTTGAGCTTCGAGGGGCGCTTTGCGGCGTTCGTCGGCGGCTTTCCGGTCGTCGTGGACGGACACGTCGTCGGCGGCATCGGGCTGAGCGGCGGCAACGGCGAGCAGGACACGCAGGCCGCGCTCGCGGGCCTGGCCGCGCTGCGCGACCTGCTGCGCGACACCGGCCGCGAAGTGCTGGTGCAGCCCGACATCAAGCTGTGA
- a CDS encoding response regulator transcription factor, which yields MSRVAIVEDHERLADMVRRALAGVGIEADLFRSVSEATYGVSQADYAVLIVDRGLPDGDGLAFLRTLRAAGQTTPCLMLTARDALHDRVDGLESGADDYVTKPFAMSELVARVRTLMRRPMALTALVASFAGLTIDPGTREMRCGARSVLLAPAELQIMLCLFEASGRTVRHGALEHAAWGFGEAVTPNALEVTLHRLRKKLAAIDANARLVNHRGAGFAVEMSASGGEPSQ from the coding sequence ATGTCGCGCGTTGCAATCGTAGAGGATCACGAACGCCTGGCCGACATGGTGCGCCGCGCGCTTGCGGGCGTGGGAATCGAAGCCGATCTGTTTCGCAGCGTGTCCGAGGCGACCTATGGCGTGAGCCAGGCCGACTATGCCGTCCTGATCGTCGATCGCGGCTTGCCGGACGGCGACGGGCTGGCCTTCCTGCGTACGCTGCGCGCGGCCGGGCAGACGACGCCGTGCCTGATGCTGACGGCCCGCGATGCGCTGCACGATCGCGTGGACGGCCTCGAAAGCGGCGCGGACGACTACGTGACGAAGCCGTTCGCGATGAGCGAACTCGTGGCGCGGGTGCGCACGCTGATGCGCCGGCCGATGGCGTTGACGGCGCTGGTTGCATCGTTCGCAGGTCTGACGATCGATCCCGGCACGCGCGAGATGCGCTGCGGCGCGCGGTCGGTGCTGCTTGCGCCGGCGGAACTGCAGATCATGCTGTGCCTCTTCGAAGCGTCCGGCCGCACGGTCCGGCATGGCGCGCTGGAACACGCGGCATGGGGTTTCGGCGAAGCGGTCACGCCGAATGCGCTGGAAGTCACCCTGCACCGGTTGCGCAAGAAGCTGGCTGCGATCGACGCGAACGCACGGCTGGTGAATCATCGCGGCGCGGGTTTCGCCGTGGAAATGTCGGCGTCAGGCGGCGAGCCTTCGCAGTAG
- a CDS encoding methyl-accepting chemotaxis protein has protein sequence MTMKIGGRLAATFGAVLVLLLAICVTISIQMSRMNQDTQVIVNDRLAKQTEVNQIKEGAYLTALLIYRTLDEPSPEVQQANFNKLQDSVKQNSTRLNDIENRLSSAGERTAFDSLMRVREAYQTALRPVYTQLAAHDTSEARATMLRVVPYQLALLKAIDDFQTIQQSAMNAAVQESAGAYSTARAVLWGLAILALAIATVLCVVVTRSIVRPLQAVVDGAGALAEGDLTVKIAVTRRDEVGAVAESLNRAIGQLATIVREVKHASASISTATQQVAAGNTDLSQRTEEQAASLQETASSMEQLTATVGQNADNAQQANALAMNASDVAQRGGAAVTRVSETMHGISDSSAKVAEITNVIEGIAFQTNILALNAAVEAARAGEQGRGFAVVASEVRMLAQRSATAAREIKELIGESVERVKSGTTLAEGAGSTIDEVMQAVRRVTDIMGEISSASHEQRTGIEQVNQAVGQMDQVTQQNAALVEEASAAAQSMAEQARALQDAVAIFKVDDAGSRSASSPVAVDRTTVGGPIKQPAKPHPAILSRAAPSSAARATVASSESVGAASEWATF, from the coding sequence ATGACAATGAAGATTGGAGGGCGGCTTGCCGCCACATTTGGCGCGGTGCTCGTTTTGTTGCTGGCGATCTGCGTGACGATCAGCATCCAGATGTCGCGCATGAATCAGGACACCCAGGTCATCGTCAACGACCGGCTCGCGAAGCAGACGGAGGTGAATCAGATCAAGGAAGGCGCGTATCTCACCGCGTTGCTGATATACCGCACGCTCGACGAACCCAGCCCGGAAGTCCAGCAAGCCAACTTCAACAAACTCCAGGACAGCGTCAAGCAGAACTCGACCCGTCTCAACGATATCGAAAACCGGCTCAGTTCGGCCGGCGAGCGAACCGCATTCGATAGCCTGATGCGGGTACGCGAAGCCTATCAAACGGCGCTTCGCCCCGTTTATACTCAACTGGCCGCGCACGATACCAGCGAGGCACGGGCAACCATGCTGCGCGTGGTGCCGTATCAACTCGCACTCCTCAAGGCGATAGACGACTTCCAGACTATTCAGCAAAGCGCCATGAATGCCGCCGTGCAGGAGAGTGCCGGGGCTTACAGCACGGCGCGCGCCGTATTGTGGGGCCTGGCGATCCTGGCGCTGGCCATCGCGACGGTCCTGTGCGTCGTCGTCACCCGTTCGATCGTTCGTCCGTTGCAGGCGGTCGTCGACGGAGCGGGCGCGCTGGCCGAAGGCGATCTGACCGTGAAGATAGCCGTGACCCGCCGCGATGAAGTCGGCGCCGTGGCCGAGTCGCTGAACCGCGCCATCGGGCAACTGGCGACCATCGTGCGCGAGGTCAAGCACGCGAGCGCGTCGATTTCGACTGCGACGCAACAGGTCGCGGCGGGCAACACGGATCTGTCGCAGCGCACCGAAGAACAGGCCGCGTCGCTGCAGGAAACGGCATCGAGCATGGAGCAGTTGACGGCGACCGTAGGTCAGAACGCGGACAACGCGCAGCAGGCAAACGCGCTGGCGATGAACGCGTCGGACGTGGCGCAGCGCGGCGGCGCGGCGGTCACGCGGGTCTCCGAGACGATGCACGGCATTTCCGACAGCTCGGCGAAAGTGGCCGAAATCACGAACGTCATCGAAGGCATCGCGTTCCAGACCAATATCCTCGCGCTGAACGCCGCGGTCGAAGCGGCGCGGGCGGGCGAACAGGGCCGCGGCTTCGCGGTCGTGGCCAGCGAAGTGCGCATGCTCGCCCAGCGCAGCGCGACGGCGGCACGAGAGATCAAGGAACTGATCGGCGAATCCGTCGAACGGGTCAAGAGCGGCACGACGCTTGCCGAAGGGGCGGGCAGCACGATCGACGAAGTCATGCAGGCCGTGCGCCGCGTCACGGACATCATGGGTGAAATCTCGTCGGCGTCGCACGAACAGCGCACCGGCATCGAGCAGGTCAATCAGGCGGTCGGCCAGATGGACCAGGTGACCCAGCAGAACGCGGCGCTGGTCGAAGAGGCGTCGGCCGCGGCGCAGTCGATGGCGGAACAGGCCAGGGCGCTGCAGGACGCGGTGGCGATCTTCAAGGTGGACGATGCGGGGTCGCGCAGTGCGTCGTCGCCTGTCGCTGTGGATCGGACCACTGTTGGCGGCCCGATAAAGCAGCCTGCAAAACCGCATCCCGCTATCCTCAGCCGCGCGGCACCCAGCTCGGCGGCGCGGGCCACGGTCGCCTCTTCGGAAAGCGTCGGCGCTGCATCTGAATGGGCGACGTTTTAA
- a CDS encoding TerC family protein: MTLGFLAPETAQQTLAVLQIVFINVLLGGDNAIAIAMACRSLPDSQRRLGIWIGTALGVVLRVAMVGAIGFLLAIPYMHVAAALLLVWIGVQMLRGENGADDDSAQAGATALWRAVMLILFADFAMSLDNGLATAAVAETLPASTRMGIVLAGLAVGAPVIALGSTIMLAVLQRFPFVVQVGAALLGWIAGEMLLADPHVGDGLRRMLDMLGDGRMTDGATRIALCVLVAALVPLAARIGVRRPRAG; encoded by the coding sequence ATGACGTTGGGTTTTCTCGCGCCGGAAACGGCGCAACAGACGCTGGCCGTGCTGCAGATCGTCTTCATCAACGTGCTGCTGGGCGGCGACAACGCGATTGCGATCGCGATGGCCTGCCGCTCGCTTCCCGACTCGCAGCGCCGGCTGGGCATCTGGATCGGCACGGCGCTCGGCGTCGTGCTGCGGGTCGCGATGGTCGGTGCGATCGGCTTTCTGCTCGCGATCCCGTACATGCACGTCGCGGCGGCGCTGCTGCTGGTGTGGATCGGCGTCCAGATGCTGCGCGGCGAGAACGGCGCGGACGACGATTCCGCGCAGGCCGGCGCGACCGCGCTGTGGCGCGCGGTCATGCTGATCCTGTTCGCGGACTTCGCAATGAGCCTCGACAACGGTCTCGCGACGGCGGCCGTCGCGGAAACGCTGCCGGCAAGTACGCGCATGGGCATCGTGCTCGCGGGTCTGGCCGTCGGCGCGCCGGTGATCGCGCTCGGCAGCACGATCATGCTGGCGGTGTTGCAGCGGTTTCCGTTCGTGGTGCAGGTCGGCGCGGCGCTGCTCGGCTGGATCGCCGGCGAGATGCTGCTGGCCGATCCGCACGTCGGCGACGGTCTGCGCCGGATGCTGGACATGCTCGGCGACGGCCGGATGACCGACGGCGCGACGCGCATCGCGTTGTGCGTGCTGGTGGCCGCGCTGGTGCCGCTCGCGGCGCGGATCGGCGTGCGGCGTCCGCGAGCGGGATGA